From Curtobacterium sp. SGAir0471, the proteins below share one genomic window:
- a CDS encoding adenine phosphoribosyltransferase, protein MTETAAALVERLTAIVPDFPKPGILFRDVTPVFSDPVAFGRVCEALAAPFAVGAGFQAVAGIEARGFALAGGIAAQHQVGVLTVRKAGKLPGEVLSEQYALEYGEAELELRPGQLPQGTRVLVVDDVLATGGTAAATITLLERAGYEAIGFASLLELDGLSGRERLEPRLPVTTLGRVPA, encoded by the coding sequence GTGACCGAAACCGCAGCTGCACTCGTCGAACGCCTGACCGCCATCGTCCCGGACTTCCCGAAGCCGGGCATCCTGTTCCGCGACGTGACGCCGGTGTTCTCCGACCCGGTGGCGTTCGGTCGCGTCTGCGAGGCCCTCGCTGCACCCTTCGCCGTCGGCGCGGGCTTCCAGGCGGTCGCCGGGATCGAGGCCCGCGGCTTCGCGCTGGCGGGTGGCATCGCGGCGCAGCACCAGGTCGGCGTGCTGACCGTCCGGAAGGCCGGCAAGCTCCCCGGCGAGGTCCTCAGCGAGCAGTACGCACTGGAGTACGGCGAGGCCGAGCTCGAGCTCCGCCCGGGCCAGCTCCCGCAGGGCACACGCGTGCTCGTCGTGGACGACGTCCTCGCGACCGGCGGCACCGCGGCGGCGACGATCACCCTGCTCGAGCGCGCCGGGTACGAGGCGATCGGCTTCGCCTCGCTCCTCGAGCTCGACGGGCTCTCGGGCCGGGAGCGCCTCGAGCCGCGCCTGCCCGTCACGACGCTCGGCCGCGTCCCCGCCTGA
- a CDS encoding MFS transporter encodes MSTNTTTSAVSTNTRPITVTTQSIVGIAVLGLATFFAITTELMPVGLLGTMSRDLDVSESTMGIVVTVYAAAVAILALPLTSLTARLPRKAVLVATLVGYAVSNVLVAVAPSFAVVCAGRVVGGVAHALFFSVASAYATRIVPPRLAGRAIAFVYSGSSLGFVLGVPLATWVAQTIGWRPAVGAVALAAAVLAVVALAFLPAVSGTASPHIGSPRAWARTGLLSVVVADLLLFAGHYVVYTYIGPYAIDAGLDAGMVSGALLVLGGTGIVGLWLAGMFVDRAPRQTLIAAVAVMAVAFAVLPFVHGSLLGTMVVAGVWMAANGTTGTLFMAAAIRTGGVSPDIAGALVNGASNIGIAGGAAVGGQALSAVGLQYLPFAGAVVLVGSLGVVLAARRGFPVHTHAQEHLSTTSVEAITSSLAVVTSSVPVVSRAIATITGSVGVVTGSVSTATGSMQAQRRR; translated from the coding sequence GTGTCCACGAACACCACCACCTCGGCCGTGTCGACGAACACGCGGCCGATCACCGTCACCACCCAGTCGATCGTCGGCATCGCCGTGCTCGGGCTCGCCACCTTCTTCGCGATCACCACGGAGCTCATGCCGGTCGGGCTGCTCGGCACGATGAGCCGTGACCTCGACGTCAGCGAGTCGACGATGGGCATCGTCGTCACCGTCTACGCGGCGGCCGTGGCGATCCTCGCCCTCCCGCTGACCTCGCTGACGGCACGGCTCCCCCGCAAGGCGGTGCTGGTCGCGACGCTCGTCGGCTACGCGGTCTCGAACGTGCTCGTCGCCGTCGCACCGAGCTTCGCCGTCGTGTGCGCGGGCCGCGTCGTCGGCGGTGTCGCGCACGCACTCTTCTTCTCGGTGGCGTCCGCGTACGCGACCCGCATCGTGCCGCCGCGACTCGCCGGGCGGGCGATCGCCTTCGTCTACTCCGGCAGCTCGCTCGGGTTCGTCCTCGGCGTGCCGCTCGCCACGTGGGTCGCACAGACGATCGGGTGGCGCCCCGCCGTGGGTGCCGTGGCGCTCGCCGCGGCCGTGCTCGCGGTGGTCGCCCTCGCGTTCCTGCCGGCGGTGAGCGGGACCGCCTCCCCGCACATCGGCTCGCCGCGGGCCTGGGCACGGACCGGCCTGCTCTCGGTCGTCGTCGCGGACCTGCTGCTCTTCGCCGGGCACTACGTCGTCTACACCTACATCGGCCCCTACGCGATCGACGCCGGACTCGACGCCGGCATGGTGAGCGGCGCGCTGCTGGTGCTCGGCGGGACCGGCATCGTCGGGCTGTGGCTCGCGGGCATGTTCGTCGACCGGGCACCGCGGCAGACGCTGATCGCCGCCGTGGCCGTGATGGCCGTCGCGTTCGCGGTGCTGCCGTTCGTGCACGGGTCGCTGCTCGGCACCATGGTGGTCGCGGGCGTCTGGATGGCCGCGAACGGCACGACGGGCACGCTGTTCATGGCTGCGGCGATCCGGACGGGAGGCGTCTCCCCCGACATCGCCGGTGCCCTGGTGAACGGCGCGTCGAACATCGGCATCGCGGGAGGTGCAGCGGTGGGCGGTCAGGCGCTCAGCGCGGTCGGTCTGCAGTACCTGCCCTTCGCCGGAGCCGTCGTCCTGGTCGGCTCGCTCGGCGTCGTGCTCGCGGCGCGCCGTGGCTTCCCAGTGCACACGCACGCGCAGGAGCACCTGTCGACCACCTCGGTCGAGGCCATCACCTCGTCGCTCGCCGTCGTCACGTCCTCGGTGCCCGTCGTCAGTCGGGCGATCGCGACCATCACCGGGTCCGTCGGCGTGGTCACCGGATCCGTCTCGACCGCGACGGGGTCGATGCAGGCCCAGCGGCGGCGCTGA
- a CDS encoding glycoside hydrolase family 6 protein produces MHSRTRTTVARALALATALAATVAGTIVVTTPTAASAAAVAPLPPAALHTATPGQVFAGGLFVQPDSQAAQAATALSTSGTATEAAAARTIAQQPVAIWLGEWYTGDALDRVIARNLAAAEQVGRTPVFVTYAVPNRDCGGYSAGGLSPTAYAEWNRRIAADLRGHRAVVIVEPDSLSHLSSCTAERERRPGIIAGAVHEYAAAGVPTYLDGGNENWNSPELQATYLREAGIAEARGFFTNVANFYRVDGERAYAERLSALTGGARYVIDTSRNARGWLGTWCNPTGAGLGRSPQVAAGRTRLDALLWIKTPGASDGTCNGGPAAGTWFPSYAVALVANRKR; encoded by the coding sequence ATGCACTCGAGGACCAGGACGACGGTCGCGCGCGCCCTCGCGCTCGCGACCGCGCTCGCCGCGACGGTCGCGGGCACGATCGTCGTGACCACGCCGACCGCCGCGTCGGCAGCTGCCGTCGCACCGCTGCCGCCCGCAGCACTCCACACCGCGACGCCCGGGCAGGTCTTCGCGGGCGGACTGTTCGTGCAGCCGGACAGCCAGGCCGCGCAGGCGGCGACGGCGCTCAGCACGTCGGGGACGGCGACCGAGGCGGCAGCGGCCAGGACCATCGCGCAGCAGCCGGTCGCGATCTGGCTGGGTGAGTGGTACACCGGCGACGCACTGGACCGGGTGATCGCCCGGAACCTCGCCGCCGCCGAGCAGGTCGGGAGGACACCGGTGTTCGTCACCTACGCCGTCCCGAACCGCGACTGTGGCGGGTACTCGGCGGGCGGGCTCTCCCCGACGGCGTACGCGGAGTGGAACCGTCGCATCGCGGCCGACCTCAGGGGGCACCGGGCGGTCGTGATCGTGGAGCCGGACTCCCTGTCCCACCTGAGCTCCTGCACCGCCGAACGCGAGCGGCGCCCGGGGATCATCGCCGGGGCCGTGCACGAGTACGCCGCCGCGGGCGTCCCCACCTACCTCGACGGTGGGAACGAGAACTGGAACAGCCCCGAGCTGCAGGCGACGTACCTGCGGGAGGCCGGCATCGCCGAGGCCCGCGGCTTCTTCACGAACGTGGCGAACTTCTACCGCGTCGACGGCGAGCGGGCGTACGCCGAGCGGCTCAGCGCCCTGACCGGTGGTGCGCGGTACGTCATCGACACGTCGCGGAACGCCCGCGGGTGGCTCGGCACCTGGTGCAACCCGACGGGGGCCGGCCTGGGCCGCAGTCCGCAGGTGGCTGCGGGACGGACACGACTCGACGCGCTGCTCTGGATCAAGACGCCGGGTGCGAGCGACGGGACCTGCAACGGTGGACCGGCGGCGGGGACGTGGTTCCCGTCGTACGCCGTCGCACTGGTGGCGAACCGGAAGCGCTGA
- a CDS encoding YidC/Oxa1 family membrane protein insertase: protein MDLSTLPVVGPVVGGLLHAGADLLTSLTALLAPVAGGAAAALAVVALTLGVRIVLVPLSVLQVRAERDRRRLAPQLAALRRRYGTDNRRLQEAVQRLYTSERVSPLAGCLPVLAQAPVLSLVYALFTHASIAGAANTLLDATLVGIPLGHTLLAVVTSPLWSHAWVVLVLLAVLAVAVEVSRRAAAHWNPVEAPGPGQPGAGIATASARWAPFVSVVFAAVVPLAATLYVVTSAVWALGERAVLRRLVR from the coding sequence ATGGACCTCTCCACCCTGCCCGTCGTCGGGCCCGTCGTCGGCGGCCTGCTGCACGCCGGCGCCGATCTGCTCACCTCCCTCACCGCCCTGCTCGCCCCGGTCGCCGGGGGCGCGGCCGCCGCACTCGCGGTCGTCGCGCTCACCCTGGGCGTGCGCATCGTGCTCGTCCCGCTCTCCGTCCTGCAGGTCCGGGCCGAGCGTGACCGTCGACGGCTCGCGCCGCAGCTCGCCGCACTCCGGCGACGGTACGGGACCGACAACCGCCGCCTGCAGGAAGCCGTGCAGCGGCTGTACACCTCGGAACGCGTCTCCCCGCTGGCCGGGTGCCTGCCGGTGCTCGCGCAGGCGCCCGTCCTGTCGCTCGTGTACGCCCTCTTCACCCATGCCTCGATCGCCGGCGCCGCGAACACCCTGCTCGACGCGACGCTGGTCGGGATCCCGCTCGGGCACACGCTGCTCGCCGTCGTCACGTCACCGCTGTGGAGCCACGCCTGGGTGGTGCTCGTGCTGCTCGCCGTCCTGGCGGTGGCGGTCGAGGTCTCGCGTCGGGCCGCGGCGCACTGGAACCCGGTCGAGGCCCCCGGCCCCGGGCAGCCGGGAGCGGGGATCGCGACGGCGTCGGCCCGGTGGGCGCCGTTCGTGTCCGTGGTCTTCGCCGCGGTCGTGCCGCTGGCCGCGACGCTGTACGTGGTCACGAGCGCCGTCTGGGCCCTCGGAGAGCGTGCGGTGCTACGGCGCCTGGTGCGCTGA
- the ybaK gene encoding Cys-tRNA(Pro) deacylase — MTAGSPSTPATLALERAGIPFTPHVYEHHETATNFGEEAAAALGLREDQVFKTLVVSVDGQLAVAVVPVANRLDLKAIAAALGGKKASLAQPALAEKRTGYVVGGISPVGQKTRLRTVVDASALEHPSIFVSGGRRGFDIEVAPEDLVRVTEASTASIART; from the coding sequence ATGACCGCAGGATCGCCGAGCACCCCAGCGACCCTCGCCCTCGAGCGGGCGGGGATCCCGTTCACCCCGCACGTGTACGAGCACCACGAGACTGCCACGAACTTCGGCGAAGAGGCGGCCGCGGCGCTCGGGCTCCGCGAGGACCAGGTGTTCAAGACCCTCGTGGTCTCCGTGGACGGTCAGCTGGCGGTGGCGGTCGTCCCCGTCGCGAACCGGCTCGACCTCAAGGCGATCGCGGCGGCGCTCGGCGGGAAGAAGGCCTCGCTCGCGCAACCGGCCCTCGCCGAGAAGCGCACGGGCTACGTCGTCGGCGGGATCAGCCCGGTCGGCCAGAAGACCCGGCTGCGCACGGTGGTCGACGCATCCGCCCTGGAGCACCCGAGCATCTTCGTCTCCGGCGGGCGACGCGGGTTCGACATCGAGGTCGCTCCCGAGGACCTCGTCCGGGTCACCGAGGCCTCGACGGCGTCGATCGCTCGGACCTGA
- a CDS encoding carboxypeptidase-like regulatory domain-containing protein gives MRRRRTFTAGGLAVALGAALAVSGVTSATAATTGNWGTFTVDGSTQAYTGSVALPGFPETTFTSTSRQAGVVSGASTWQGPSTPPGAAYGTSRGETYLNQRPAADNAQGPAVTTYTFDGGTPGAGGWSFVLGDIDADQATISATLADGTPATVAQLGYEGSYNSCSTVSPGGWSCPRDPGDVAPGQDRPTWDPTTGVLRGNDAANDTAGASAWFTPTTSLATLTITYQQRSGFPVYQTWFANRTSSLSGTALLDGGPLADTLVTVTAPNGTAYTTTTDADGTYTFDALTQADDYRVSIATPDNATVDAAPAPVSLRSDVTGADFAFSTPPGTVDLDGTVVDADGRLVADAEVTVTDAAGVPLATVVTDADGRWRATGLPAGTAVVASVVGAPPVTGTTGADGAAATVLDPIVLPISVGTLAGRVTLDGAAPAAPALVEVLQGDTTVATVETEADGTYALALRPGTYTIRTQALVVGAAEPTELTVTVTADGTVRADFPFTTPTPETVRQDGTVRYEDGTAVSGAAVTATPVEAGSGAIVTTATATDGSFSLGGLTPSTGYTISVDGAPAVTVTSPATGTATDPVDFVLPLPTVEQPGTVRAADGTAAADVPVVATPTGDDDGAAVTTTTGDDGAFTLAGLRPETEYAVSAGTGDEQSDPVVITTAAVGTTPTPVSLVLSAVAGTPTPTPTGTPRPTDGPTPGTAPVAGGPGSSVGGGAGGGGLAFTGADVAPAVTLAALLLLASGALLSARAARRRRVPEQD, from the coding sequence ATGCGCAGACGGCGCACCTTCACCGCCGGCGGCCTCGCCGTCGCACTCGGGGCAGCACTGGCGGTGAGCGGCGTCACGAGCGCGACGGCCGCGACGACCGGCAACTGGGGCACCTTCACCGTGGACGGGTCGACCCAGGCGTACACCGGCTCGGTCGCACTCCCGGGATTCCCGGAGACGACCTTCACCTCGACGTCACGCCAGGCCGGCGTCGTCTCCGGCGCATCGACGTGGCAGGGGCCGTCCACGCCTCCGGGCGCCGCCTACGGCACCAGTCGCGGCGAGACCTACCTCAACCAGCGTCCCGCAGCGGACAACGCGCAGGGTCCGGCCGTCACGACCTACACCTTCGACGGCGGGACGCCCGGCGCCGGCGGGTGGTCCTTCGTCCTCGGGGACATCGACGCGGACCAGGCGACGATCTCGGCGACCCTCGCCGACGGCACGCCGGCCACCGTGGCCCAGCTCGGCTACGAGGGGTCCTACAACTCGTGCTCGACGGTGTCGCCCGGCGGGTGGAGCTGCCCGCGCGACCCCGGCGACGTGGCACCGGGGCAGGACCGCCCGACGTGGGACCCCACCACCGGGGTGCTGCGGGGCAACGACGCCGCCAACGACACGGCCGGCGCCAGCGCCTGGTTCACGCCGACGACCTCGCTCGCCACGCTCACCATCACGTACCAGCAGCGCAGCGGCTTCCCCGTCTACCAGACGTGGTTCGCGAACCGGACGTCGTCGCTCTCCGGCACCGCCCTGCTCGACGGCGGGCCGCTGGCCGACACGCTCGTCACCGTCACCGCGCCCAACGGCACCGCGTACACGACGACCACGGACGCGGACGGCACCTACACGTTCGACGCGCTGACCCAGGCCGACGACTACCGAGTGTCGATCGCGACGCCGGACAACGCCACCGTCGACGCCGCACCGGCGCCCGTGAGCCTGCGCAGCGACGTCACCGGGGCCGACTTCGCGTTCAGCACACCCCCGGGCACCGTCGACCTCGACGGCACGGTGGTCGACGCCGACGGCCGGCTGGTGGCCGACGCCGAGGTGACCGTGACGGACGCCGCGGGTGTGCCGCTGGCGACCGTCGTGACCGACGCCGACGGTCGCTGGCGTGCCACGGGCCTCCCGGCCGGCACCGCGGTCGTCGCGAGTGTGGTCGGTGCCCCGCCGGTGACCGGCACGACCGGGGCCGACGGCGCCGCGGCCACCGTGCTCGACCCGATCGTCCTCCCGATCAGCGTCGGGACGCTCGCGGGGCGGGTGACGCTCGACGGCGCCGCCCCCGCCGCGCCGGCGCTCGTCGAGGTGCTCCAGGGCGACACGACGGTCGCCACGGTCGAGACGGAGGCCGACGGCACCTACGCCCTGGCGCTCCGACCGGGCACGTACACGATCCGGACCCAGGCGCTCGTCGTCGGAGCCGCGGAGCCCACGGAGCTGACGGTGACGGTGACGGCGGACGGCACGGTCCGTGCGGACTTCCCGTTCACGACGCCGACGCCGGAGACGGTCCGACAGGACGGGACGGTCCGGTACGAGGACGGCACGGCGGTGTCGGGTGCGGCCGTCACCGCCACGCCGGTCGAGGCCGGATCGGGCGCGATCGTCACGACGGCGACGGCGACCGACGGGAGCTTCTCGCTCGGCGGGCTGACGCCGTCGACGGGCTACACGATCAGCGTCGACGGTGCTCCGGCGGTGACGGTCACGTCCCCGGCGACGGGCACCGCCACCGATCCCGTCGACTTCGTCCTGCCCCTGCCGACCGTCGAGCAGCCGGGCACGGTCAGGGCCGCGGACGGTACCGCTGCCGCGGACGTGCCCGTGGTGGCGACACCGACCGGTGACGACGACGGTGCGGCCGTGACCACGACGACCGGTGACGACGGTGCGTTCACGCTCGCGGGGCTCCGTCCGGAGACCGAGTACGCGGTCTCGGCCGGGACGGGCGACGAGCAGTCGGACCCGGTGGTGATCACGACGGCGGCCGTCGGGACCACGCCGACGCCCGTCTCCCTCGTCCTCTCGGCGGTCGCCGGCACGCCGACGCCCACCCCTACCGGGACACCGCGACCCACGGACGGACCGACGCCGGGCACGGCACCCGTCGCCGGGGGTCCGGGCTCGAGCGTCGGCGGCGGAGCAGGCGGCGGCGGACTCGCCTTCACCGGCGCCGATGTCGCCCCCGCGGTCACCCTCGCCGCGCTGCTGCTCCTGGCGAGCGGCGCGCTGCTCTCCGCCCGTGCCGCACGTCGTCGGCGGGTGCCCGAGCAGGACTGA
- a CDS encoding ATP-dependent Clp protease ATP-binding subunit, with the protein MPAPFGPTGGDDAFDAFLARLIAAQQAGAQRSAPLGRPVDITRLLSRRTHELLQRTAEYAVTQGQHEIDALHVLHVLVHTEPFTAVVRSAGVDPEQLAAEVEQRLPVPAESRPERTGQPALTGTAQRILLEATQAARAFGSTYTDPEHVFFALVTDQDTVAGQLLASAGVTPQHLQEHAQQAAAAAREGRPMPGATDTTAESTSDTPTLDRFGTDLTERARDGRIDPVIGRADEIEQTVEVLLRRTKNNPVLIGEPGVGKTAIVEGLAQRIADGDVPALLQGKRVVALDLAGMLSGTRYRGDFEERLTTAMDEIAAHADELIVFVDELHTVVGAGGGGEGGSMDAGNILKPRLARGDLHLVGATTLNEYRRIEKDAALERRFHPVTVGEPSVEDAVAILAGLAPRYAEHHDVTYTDAALRAAVELSHRYVTDRHLPDKAIDLVDQAGARRRLALSGDVDVEALRDQVGELQADKDRAVAEELYEEASRLRDEIDGLEARITAASTGDASSASRPTTADRVITEADIAEVVSRATGIPATRLSQGDRSRLAALEDELHERVVGQDDAVRAIATAVRRSRTGMGDPRRPVGSFLFLGPTGVGKTELAKALAGSLFGDESAMLRFDMSEFGERHTVSRLVGAPPGYVGYDEAGQLTERVRRNPYSVVLLDEVEKAHPDVFNLLLQVLDDGRLTDGQGRTVDFRNTVVIMTSNIGSEFLASRSGALGFSAVGSSDGYAEEDLRARVMGRLREAMRPEFINRIDEIVLFRKLERSQLRSIVDLLLQDTALRLLAQGMTLSVSAAATDWLAEHGYEPEYGARPLRRLIQREVDDRIATLVVDEQAHDGDTVRIDVEDGRLVARVSAPATV; encoded by the coding sequence TTGCCAGCACCATTTGGCCCGACCGGTGGCGACGACGCGTTCGACGCGTTCCTCGCACGGCTCATCGCGGCCCAGCAGGCCGGCGCCCAGCGATCCGCACCGCTGGGACGCCCGGTCGACATCACGCGGCTCCTCAGCCGCCGCACCCACGAGCTGCTCCAGCGCACCGCCGAGTACGCCGTCACGCAGGGCCAGCACGAGATCGACGCCCTGCACGTCCTGCACGTCCTCGTGCACACCGAGCCGTTCACCGCGGTCGTGCGCAGCGCCGGTGTCGACCCGGAGCAGCTCGCCGCCGAGGTCGAGCAGCGGCTCCCCGTCCCGGCGGAGTCCCGTCCCGAGCGCACCGGACAGCCCGCGCTGACCGGCACCGCGCAGCGGATCCTGCTCGAGGCGACGCAGGCCGCCCGGGCCTTCGGCAGCACGTACACCGACCCAGAGCACGTCTTCTTCGCGCTCGTCACCGACCAGGACACCGTCGCCGGGCAGCTGCTCGCGAGCGCCGGCGTCACCCCGCAGCACCTGCAGGAGCACGCCCAGCAGGCCGCGGCAGCAGCACGAGAGGGGCGACCGATGCCCGGAGCCACCGACACCACCGCCGAGTCCACGAGCGACACCCCGACGCTCGACCGGTTCGGCACCGACCTCACCGAGCGTGCCCGCGACGGCCGCATCGACCCGGTCATCGGCCGTGCGGACGAGATCGAGCAGACCGTCGAGGTCCTGCTCCGCCGCACCAAGAACAACCCCGTCCTCATCGGCGAGCCCGGCGTCGGCAAGACCGCGATCGTCGAGGGCCTCGCGCAGCGCATCGCCGACGGCGACGTGCCCGCGCTGCTCCAGGGCAAGCGCGTCGTGGCGCTCGACCTGGCGGGCATGCTCTCCGGCACCCGGTACCGCGGTGACTTCGAGGAGCGCCTGACCACGGCGATGGACGAGATCGCCGCGCACGCCGACGAGCTGATCGTGTTCGTCGACGAGCTCCATACCGTCGTCGGCGCCGGTGGCGGTGGCGAGGGCGGCTCGATGGACGCGGGCAACATCCTCAAGCCCCGTCTCGCCCGCGGCGACCTGCACCTGGTCGGCGCGACGACGCTGAACGAGTACCGCCGGATCGAGAAGGACGCGGCCCTCGAGCGCCGCTTCCATCCGGTCACGGTGGGGGAGCCGAGCGTCGAGGACGCCGTCGCGATCCTCGCCGGGCTCGCCCCTCGGTACGCCGAGCACCACGACGTCACCTACACCGACGCCGCCCTGCGCGCCGCGGTGGAGCTCTCGCACCGGTACGTCACCGACCGGCACCTGCCGGACAAGGCCATCGACCTCGTCGACCAGGCCGGTGCCCGTCGTCGCCTCGCCCTCTCGGGCGACGTCGACGTCGAGGCGCTCCGCGACCAGGTCGGGGAACTGCAGGCCGACAAGGACCGCGCGGTGGCAGAGGAGCTGTACGAGGAGGCGTCGCGCCTGCGCGACGAGATCGACGGACTGGAGGCGCGGATCACCGCAGCCTCGACGGGTGACGCGAGCAGCGCCTCCCGTCCGACCACCGCCGACCGCGTGATCACGGAGGCGGACATCGCGGAGGTGGTGTCCCGTGCCACCGGCATCCCGGCCACCCGCCTGTCCCAGGGCGACCGGTCCCGGCTCGCCGCGCTCGAGGACGAGCTCCACGAGCGCGTCGTCGGCCAGGACGACGCCGTGCGCGCGATCGCGACCGCGGTCCGGCGCAGCCGGACCGGCATGGGCGACCCGCGTCGCCCGGTCGGCAGCTTCCTGTTCCTCGGCCCGACCGGCGTCGGCAAGACCGAGCTCGCGAAGGCCCTCGCCGGGTCGCTGTTCGGCGACGAGTCGGCGATGCTGCGCTTCGACATGAGCGAGTTCGGCGAGCGGCACACCGTGTCGCGCCTGGTCGGTGCCCCTCCCGGGTACGTCGGCTACGACGAGGCCGGCCAGCTCACCGAGCGCGTGCGCCGCAACCCGTACTCGGTCGTGCTGCTCGACGAGGTCGAGAAGGCTCACCCGGACGTCTTCAACCTGCTCCTGCAGGTGCTCGACGACGGTCGCCTGACCGACGGGCAGGGGCGGACGGTCGACTTCCGGAACACGGTCGTCATCATGACGTCGAACATCGGGTCCGAGTTCCTGGCGTCGCGCTCCGGTGCGCTCGGGTTCTCGGCAGTCGGGTCCTCCGACGGGTACGCCGAGGAGGACCTCCGTGCCCGCGTGATGGGCAGGCTGCGCGAGGCGATGCGGCCGGAGTTCATCAACCGCATCGACGAGATCGTGCTCTTCCGCAAGCTGGAGCGCTCGCAGCTCCGGTCGATCGTGGACCTGCTGCTGCAGGACACCGCGCTCCGGCTGCTCGCGCAGGGGATGACCCTGTCGGTGTCCGCCGCGGCGACCGACTGGCTCGCCGAGCACGGTTACGAGCCGGAGTACGGCGCGCGTCCGCTCCGTCGGCTCATCCAGCGCGAGGTCGACGACCGCATCGCGACCCTGGTGGTCGACGAGCAGGCGCACGACGGCGACACCGTGCGGATCGACGTCGAGGACGGCCGACTCGTCGCCCGCGTGTCCGCCCCGGCGACGGTCTGA